Part of the Quercus robur chromosome 5, dhQueRobu3.1, whole genome shotgun sequence genome, GCTAATGATGCTAGACCATCCTCTTCAAAAGGTAATTCATCTTTGAAAGTCTCATCACTTCTATAACTTCTTGAGAAATCAAGAGATGATAACCCAGCTACAAAGTCAATAATATTTTCACAGTTTCGTAAGATGCTGATGTTACTTGCAGAGCCGCTAAAAGTTGCTAGTTTTAGAAGTTTGTCTTTAGATGGGACTACTAATGAAGAGGTAATGGTTAAAGTGATCAAAGAATTTGGAGATCCAAGACCAAATGCACCTACAGTTTTGCTTGCAAGTCATCATGCCTCAGGTATGGGGAAAAACCTAATAGCTACTTCTAGAGTCTATTTCTTAGAGCCATGGTGGAATGCAGCTCTTGAAAATCAGGCAGTGGATTGGGTTCATCGGATTGGCCACAAGGAGGAAGTAAAGATAGTTAGGATAATTGCTAGAGATACCATAGAAGAGAGGATATTAAAGTTACAGAAGAAGAGGTAGGATTGCAATGGAGGTCAAGATCCAGGATATTTGATGGAGTTTGACAATGAGGATCTTGGAGTCCTACTCatgtcttgatttttttttttttttttttttggattagtgTGATACAGTAGCATAcatattatacatttttttgttgaacatacatattatacatttttttgttgaacTTACATATTATACATTTGCAACTGTTACATGTTTTGTACATTGTTTGTATATAGTATTACTTTGTTGTTTCCTAAACTTTGTTTCTTTACTACTCCTTTTTGTATATAGCATTGtctgtatatatgtgtgtggtaCAAAGACATTGTTTGAATGTCTAGTCCAcactaaaaatattatcacgCACAACGCGCGGGATCCACAActagtttttttaattgttagatcTTGTTAGGCTTGAAATCTACAGATTGGTATGTTCTACAATTTTCAATTGGTTAAACTTATTAGGTTTGATCGATTGAAATTTCTAGATTTGCACCTAATTAAATTGCAGAACTTTGCAGCAATTTTGTCTTCAAAAATAAACTTCTAAAGATACTTAAAACTTATATTTTGCTCATGAATTGtcaacataaataaaaattaacagaTCTCACAGAAATATACAACCTAAACATGGTGTAACTCTTGCAAAATTACATAGACGTAACTTgaactcctctctctctctctctctctatatatatatatataattttataacattATTCACCTAGAATCTTACCAAAGTATTCAAAACTAGGAAAGTTCAAGAAGTTATTGGGTACTCTCAGAGCCATGCTTCCTTCTCTCACATGAAAAGTGGATCTCACACATGGGTCCCACCCCTTATGTGAAAGGGGAGAGCATTGCTCTGagagtatttaataaatttCCGAAAAATTTAGGGGCTATCTTGCAAAGTTACTATAATTGTCTAACCATTACAATAAGTCAAATGCTTTAAGATTGCATTTGAatgtttaaagaaaatcaatagaaagTAAAGAGTAAACTAAGGTAGAATGATATTGAACACAAATGAATGATGTAGGgtatgtttaaaaattttatatggttttcattaaaaa contains:
- the LOC126728034 gene encoding putative SWI/SNF-related matrix-associated actin-dependent regulator of chromatin subfamily A member 3-like 1 gives rise to the protein MVLLLMMIVRNRSVPMETVYLPMCRRIVQPSELVIPATPETSDANDARPSSSKEPLKVASFRSLSLDGTTNEEVMVKVIKEFGDPRPNAPTVLLASHHASGMGKNLIATSRVYFLEPWWNAALENQAVDWVHRIGHKEEVKIVRIIARDTIEERILKLQKKR